From the genome of candidate division KSB1 bacterium, one region includes:
- a CDS encoding thiolase family protein, whose product MKKVVLTRGVRTPIGNFGGALRDITAQELLKFVFQEAIKRAGIDPMIIDDVIAGCIIQSSDAPNIARVAALMAGIPEHVPAYTVQRNCVSSIQAITSAYQAIQAGDGDVFLVGGTESMSNAAYLLRNARFGYRLRHGELIDALWEGLTDPIVGQIMGRTAENVAEKYGITREEQDEFALQSHKKAFRATREGRFKDEIAVMQIPKKMAGKEVAPEIFAEDECINIGLTKQMLALYPTVFKENGTVTPGNSCPISDGAAALFVLSEDKAKELGITPEFYVRGYGYAALNPAFMGEGPIYAVPLALKKAGVKMEDIDFFEINEAFAAQVIPSKRELKIPDEKFNVNGGAIALGHPVGATGARMVVTLQHILRNRNGRFGVAAACVGGGMGGAIVIERA is encoded by the coding sequence ATGAAAAAAGTCGTTTTGACCCGAGGTGTTCGAACGCCGATAGGGAATTTTGGAGGAGCCTTGCGTGACATTACGGCTCAGGAACTGTTGAAGTTTGTTTTTCAGGAAGCCATAAAGCGGGCGGGCATCGATCCGATGATTATAGATGATGTGATCGCTGGCTGCATAATTCAGAGCTCGGATGCACCCAACATTGCCCGCGTTGCAGCGCTCATGGCTGGGATTCCAGAGCATGTCCCAGCCTATACCGTCCAGCGCAATTGTGTCTCCAGCATTCAGGCGATTACTTCCGCCTATCAGGCCATTCAGGCAGGCGACGGCGATGTTTTCCTTGTTGGAGGCACTGAGAGCATGTCCAATGCCGCTTATCTGCTTCGGAATGCCCGCTTTGGCTATCGTTTGCGTCATGGCGAATTGATCGATGCGCTCTGGGAGGGACTCACTGATCCGATTGTCGGGCAGATCATGGGACGAACAGCGGAGAATGTGGCTGAGAAATACGGCATCACAAGGGAGGAGCAGGATGAATTTGCGCTGCAGAGCCACAAGAAAGCATTCCGTGCAACTCGAGAGGGTCGATTTAAGGACGAAATCGCAGTGATGCAGATTCCGAAAAAAATGGCGGGTAAAGAGGTGGCGCCAGAAATTTTCGCTGAGGACGAATGCATCAATATTGGGCTTACCAAACAAATGTTAGCACTATATCCCACGGTGTTCAAAGAGAACGGAACGGTTACGCCGGGCAATTCCTGCCCGATCAGCGATGGAGCGGCGGCGCTGTTCGTGCTAAGCGAGGATAAGGCGAAAGAATTGGGGATCACGCCAGAATTTTATGTGCGGGGATACGGTTATGCGGCATTGAATCCCGCTTTTATGGGAGAGGGCCCGATCTACGCTGTGCCGCTAGCGCTGAAGAAGGCGGGAGTAAAAATGGAGGACATCGACTTTTTCGAAATTAATGAGGCGTTTGCCGCTCAGGTAATTCCCAGCAAAAGGGAGCTTAAAATCCCTGATGAGAAATTTAATGTCAATGGAGGTGCCATTGCTCTGGGGCATCCCGTGGGAGCCACTGGTGCTCGGATGGTTGTCACTTTGCAACATATTCTGAGGAATCGGAATGGTCGATTCGGCGTGGCAGCCGCCTGTGTCGGTGGCGGTATGGGGGGAGCAATTGTGATCGAAAGAGCGTGA